AGCGGAAGGAGGTGTACATTGTGCAAGTGATCGGTCTCCCGTGGTCATGCACAGCCCTGGACCTCGTGCACTTCTTCTCAGGTAACAACGGCAAAGAAACCCCCCCGCCAAAGCTCGCGCTTTTCCTGGCCCAAATGGAGGCACAAGGCGCGTGGGCCTTTTGTTACCCGCCGCTTTCCTTTTGTGACTCGGTTTGAAGGCAAATCGGCCATTCGCTATCATATGCAGAAAGGTGACGCGAGTCCCCATTGTGCATCCAGACTGTCGGATTCGCGACGGCCCGTCGGGCGTGCACCTGACGGCGGACCACCAAGGGAGGCCGTCGGGACGCGCCTTTGTGGAGATGGAGCATGAGGAGGATGTGAGCAAAGCGCTGGAGAAGCACCGGCAGTACCTCGGTCCTCGCTACGTGGAAGGTTCGATTGAGCCTTccgacacagacaaaaaaaaaaaaaaaaaacaattcaaaagccTTCTCCGCTGTCGACTAACTAATCATTAGGTGAGGTGAGCTCTTAAATTGGCTGGAAGTgtcctttttaactttttttcagtgtacgaGGTGACAAACGGCCACGCCGAGGGCCTCCTGAAGAAAGTGGCCTCGCTCGCCCCCGACTCGCAGGCGGTGCGTCTCCGAGGTCTCCCCTTCGCCTGCACCGAGGACGACATCCGCCGCTTCTTTTGCGGTACGGGGCGGCCGATCGAGCGTCGCCGCGCACCTCGGCACGCGGGTGACGAGCGCGTGGGCTGCCTTCTCAGGGTTGGAACTGGCAGACAACGGCGTCACCATGGTGATCAATAGCAGAGGGAGAAGGACGGGGGAGGCTTCGGTGCGCTTTTCCTCGCGGGAGGCGGCCGACGCGGCTCTCCTCAGAGACGGGGAGCTCATCGGGAACAGGTCGGGCGTTCCGAGCCGACTCTCGCTCGGCGCAGGCGCCGGAGAACGCGAGACGTTTTCTGTTCAAATCCAAGTAAACATTATTCAGGTTGCGGTGTCGCTTTGTTCTCGTCTCTTCCTGCGCCAGATACATCGAAGTGTTTCCCAGCAGCGGCCGAGAGGTTCATTCCAAATGGAGGAAGCCCGCGCGGGGCGCTCATGAAACACCGAGCGGGAAGAGAGGCGGCCTCGCACCCGACAAACCCGGTGACCACCTTTCCACACTTTGCTGATCGCAAACGTACGCGATGCTCGGGATCGCGTCACATTTGCGCTCCCGACGAAGGGGCACTTTGCAGCAAGATGAATTGGCCGACGTGCACTTTGCAGCAGacaacaaagaaggaaaaacaaaacaaagtaacaTTGAATTGTCAGGAAGCTAAGTAAGGCGAATTCTGTAGCAGCCCAAACCGGACTGTCTGCCTCCCAAgacaaaaaggagaggacgtcctctctctccctccttgATTTCAATTTGTCTTCTCCATCAAATTTGACGGGTTGAAGTTAcgctttaaaaaatgctttaaaaaatggatggatgccgtTCTACCTTTTGTGGAATCTTGAGCTGGAAATGACCGGTAAGACTCAAGGCGTGCGTGGCGCTGTGCTTGGTCTCAGACGCGGCGTCGGTCCCTCCCGCGCCGCCCAAGCGCTCGCACCAGGTCCACTTGAGAGGCCTCCCCTTCCACGTGTCCGGAGAGGATGTCGTCAAGGTAATCGGCCGTCGGGGTGGGGCCGGCTGGATTCTTCTTCCGGCGGATTGATTGCGTCCGTCGCCCTGCAGTTCTTCGCCCCGCTGGCGGTGTCCGGGATCCGCCTGGACCTGGGGCCCGACGGCAGGCCGAGCGGCGAGGCCGACGTCTACTTTGCCGGCCACGGGGACGCCGTGGCGGCCATGTCCAAAGACAGAATGTACATCGGTGAGTCCAACAAAGTCGAGCCTGCGAGCCGTGCCCGTTTCTTACCTCaatgtcccatttttttttttttaggcgatCGATACATTGAGCTGTTCCTCAATTCGGTGCCTGACGACGAAAGGTGAAGCTAAAGCAGGTGAACGCCTTCTCTTTTTCCATCGGCCACTTTCCTCCTCGAGATGCTAACGTGTTcttttctcatcttttttttcttgaagtacGCCATCAAACAATAAACCACTCCTGGTGTCAACACATCCGCGTCTCGCTGGATCCTTGTCTGGGCGTCCATCGCCAAATCAtttgacttcaaaaaaaaaaaaaaaattaaagcatgCGTCTCCAAATTTGGGTTtaagaaaacaacaaagaatCCACAAATTCTTTTCCCAagtttgaacaacaacaaaatgtacatttgagCAAACAATGGATTGCAACCCATTCCATATTTCTCCCTGGCTAAGAACGATGCCTTTGGTGGATGTTTCTTTTGAACAAAACAACCAAGACATACCTAAAAATAGCTCCATATTTTTTCTGATCAAATCTGTTCATTCCTGCAATTCAGCGCTGAACGCTTTGAATtgagtccaaacttttttttttttctgggttagAGAGGCGCGTTTTCGgagaaaactcaaaattgtgtATCTTCTTCAATGGAAGCAGCTCCAAAAAGGCATAAAGGCGCACCTCCTTCCAGTTAGCCGTTTCATCTCTCTGTGAATGTCCTCATGACACAAAATgccacctttttattttttttacatggtcgATCTTCCAACAGATTTCAAATTGGCGCGTGCAGCGCGGTCGCACGCCTTGAGCGTCGGAGCCGGTCGCGCCGACAACAGGCCTGGCGGCACCGAACACGTGCGGTCGACGTCGCGGCAGTAGTCGTCGTGTTGAAAGTTTCCGATTCCCGGCAAACCGTTAGCCCGCCAATGGCATTTCAGACTGTGCTGGCATTCGACGAGCAAAACTAGCGTTACGTTGAAATAGATGcggatttgagatgtttgtggTCACGCAGCGGTTGGTTGAAGCTTGATATGGCGGCTCAGGAATATATCACGAAATTTGGCTGGAGCTGTTCACGAAGaggagatgaaaaaaacaaaaagtgcaggATGCAGTTCCAGTCGCAGCAGTCGAGCGCCGGCGTTTTGAGGTTCACGCCGGCGACGTGGACGCGTATTGCTGAAGTAAGAGCGCGTAGCAGGCGGCGCACACCACCTCGGGCAAGATGGAGGACGGCAACGGCAGCTCGTTGGCCACGCAGCCCTCGCAGAACACGCCGCCGCAGTTCTTGCACCGtctctgaaaaaaacaaaaataaatacaaaatgccaTCAGCAGAGACGATTTTACGGGCTTTGAAAGTCAAGAATAAAGCCTCGCGTATTGGCCATTCGGTcgtcacaaacacagacaaaaatGATGCCGTCTTGTTGGGATGCAGCTGCACTTGGCTTcttacatttgttttatttttttacatacccAATCAGCATGGGTACATGTCAGagtgaatcaaaatgaatgaggcaaaagcaaaaaaaataaaaaatcatttggTGCCAAGGAAGCAGATGATTTTGACAAGTGCGCCGTGAGAACAGTCTGAAACCTTCCTTGGGGTGAGGTGCCCGTTTTCCACATGAAAGAAGATCAATATTTGGAAACGCGTCTTTGGGCAAAAGCTTTTCAAAGAAGAACTAAATAGATGGGGGCCACGCATCCAGTCCCattcccccaaccccccctcccctctcagaTGGTCACGTCGGTACCTTTGTCTCGAGGAGGGAGTCTTCCCGCTCGCATAGGCCGCACACGGAAGCTTCGCCAACGTCCGCCAAGGGCTCTTCCTGCACAGAAACGGACGGTCAATACGACAGAGACAGCACGCGCGTTCCCGCTCGACGCTTCCTCGTGGTCATCGTCGCAATGGAGCTTGCTAAAAATACATCTCCAATTTCAAAAGAGCGCTCATATATACTGGATCTATGCAATCTTGaacaccccccaaaataaagAACCGGTACATAGAAAAAGCAAACCACCACTGACCCGTtggtcgtcgtcatcatcggcCGGGCGGAAGGACCTGAAGGAGACGCAAATACGCTCTAAGCGGGCACTTTCAGAGGCACTGGAGCATGGCGCCGAGAGTACGCACGAGCCGGAGTCGAGGCCGCTTTTGTCTTCCGCCGCCGCTCGGGGGTCCTTGGTCACGGCCGCAGATGCCGAGGGAGGCTGCAACACCAAAGCCTCGTCAAGCAACAAACGCGACACGGGACGTTGCGCTTTTTGAGTGCGGCCGTACTCGGGGGAGGTCCGGGGGCCGCGCGCCGGCCAGGCGGCGCTCTCGCTCCTCCCTGAGCTCCGTCTCCGGGGCGGACCTAGCGGGAGACGCGCCCGATTTGACGTGAGGGGGCAAATCCACCCGCGGTCCTCGGCCTTACCCGCGTCGGCGCAGCCGCTGCAGCTCCTCCTCCAGGCCCTCGATCTTGTCCCCGAACTCGCGCTTGAAGAGGCGGTTGGCCTCCAGCGCCGCCTCCTTTTCGCGCTCGGCCCGCTTGCATCTGGGTTGGCCGCGGTGATGGAGGGGAGGGATGCAAAAACAACTTTCAAGGGAAAGAAaacaactgaacaaaaaaatggcGGTCAATGAAGGGAAGGGGGGGCAGGGGAATTACCCGCAATGGCAACTGCAACTATGGCAACGAAGGATGCGGGACCGCAATAATTAACCCAGCGGAATAATGGCAGGGAGGTTGAATCCCCCCCATGGCCCCCAAGGAAATGCGGAATGCTTCAAACACTGGCCGCTTTGAAAACGTGCACCGTTGAGAAGCCCGTTCGGAGGTGGTCAAAGAAGAGAGGAATGCCGAAAATGCTTTTGTGGCATTTGCAGCAAgtaagatgagaaaaaaacgacgctcatatttttaaaaaaaaagcttttagttTGACTTTTCGGAatgcaatttcattttcattttgttctttttctatTGGACTTGTTCTTCCCGAAAATGGATCCTATTTGGTGACAAAAGTAGATTGACGTCGATTGATGAGGGCTGATTTTTGAAATCGGCTCTTCAGCCGTCATAAGCCAGGAGGCAATTCATCGAGGATGTCAGGCAGTCGGCTGTTTTTCGCTCCATCGTTTTATTGGCCGAACGCTCACACGGACAAATGTCAACACACAGCTGGAGAAGCCGGAAAGGGCCGGCGGGGCTTTCCGACGCTCCTTTGAATCGGCGCCTCTGACAACAAGAATGAAGCACGTGGGCCAACACCACCATGATTTCCTTCAAGATGCATCGAGTAGTCAGTCCGCTTTACTGGAAGTCGGTGGAAAGAAAgaacgaaagaaagaaagaaagaacgagGGGCAAAGGGGAGCTCCTGAATGTGGTTATTTCTCTCTTTGCGTGGGGCTACTGCTGGAGCTGCAGGAGCTTCCCTGCGGCCGAGGTGAGGCTCTTGGCCTGCTTCACCAAATGTATCTCGCTGAGCGCGTcgttttttaaaagtgaaggggggaggggtgcaggtgatggggagggggtggggggggcaggcgGTGAAGGGAGACAACAGGAGAGTTGTCAGCACGCGGATCAGCTGCCGGCGCCGGTGACGCGCTGCGGTCCGGAGCCGCCGCTCACCTGCTCTCCAGCTGTTTGACGGTGCCCGACATCTGGCTGATTTTGTCCTCCAGCCGGGCCACGGCGTCGCTCTTCTGCTTGGAGCTGGCGTCGGCGCTCTGACGAGGAACAAGAACAACATTTGGAGGAATACCCTCAGCGCCTTCGCTTCATTGCGACTGCAAGGGCAAAGACCCAGGCGCTCTTTGCCATAGACGTTTGGCTGAACCAAAGGAGCCCCGAGCGGGAATTTGAGCCGAGCGTCCGCCCGGCAAGCGCCGAGGCGCACCACAAGCAAATCGGCCAaaggacggcgcggccggggaCCGACCTGCGACTTGTGGCTGAGCTGCTGGTTGATGACGCGCAGGTCGTCCAGCTGCCGGCGGAGCTCGGCCAGCGCGTCCTGCTTGTCGCACACGTCCTTCTCCAGCATCTTCATGGACAGCTCCATCTCCTGCTTCATGCCGATCTGCACCTCCAGCTCCTTCTCCACGTCCTGCGCCACCAAGAGGAAGAGAGCGGGACCGTTTAACCCGCTGCCCTTTTTGGACCGGGACACGCGGTCACATTTTTCCCCGTCGGTTTTCATCATAGGAATGCATTTGTAAAGGGCTTCGGCAACGGGTGGACGGCGGCGCAGGAGGCTCACCAGGCGAAGGAGCGTCTCCTCCCTGAGCTGCCGGCGCGTTTCGCCCAGCGCCGGTCCGTCGGACGTGGCCGAGTCGCTTCTCGGTGCCTGCGCCGCCggaaaatgcacacaaacaacaggaggggttgggggcggggggataaaTGGAAAGAATACTCATCATGATAAAAAGAGGAGGCGCAAGTCGCGGCTGACCTTCCTGCCGGACTCCAGCTGATACGAGCTCTCCTCTTTCACCCGCTCCACGTCTTCTTGGAGCGTGATGATCCGGTTGTTGGCCACTGCCAgctgcacaaaagaaattcACAAATTCAAGGTGAGCACCAGaatgattgagaaaaaaaaagaaatcacactgCTCAAGGGCAAATTGTCATC
This sequence is a window from Hippocampus zosterae strain Florida chromosome 6, ASM2543408v3, whole genome shotgun sequence. Protein-coding genes within it:
- the grsf1 gene encoding G-rich sequence factor 1; translated protein: MSARSRSALTLLQGCVAALSRRTTSRSASAWTSATRTAASLRRSGRFQCVAVERTTRRLMCSKAPCEEEYPPLPAYQSDTAPTKRKEVYIVQVIGLPWSCTALDLVHFFSDCRIRDGPSGVHLTADHQGRPSGRAFVEMEHEEDVSKALEKHRQYLGPRYVEVYEVTNGHAEGLLKKVASLAPDSQAVRLRGLPFACTEDDIRRFFCGLELADNGVTMVINSRGRRTGEASVRFSSREAADAALLRDGELIGNRYIEVFPSSGREVHSKWRKPARGAHETPSGKRGGLAPDKPDAASVPPAPPKRSHQVHLRGLPFHVSGEDVVKFFAPLAVSGIRLDLGPDGRPSGEADVYFAGHGDAVAAMSKDRMYIGDRYIELFLNSVPDDER
- the rufy3 gene encoding protein RUFY3 isoform X2, encoding MADGDLPTAGLPPRSPATGSRGSSEENGHRYRDNSPDEILSPTSVIYFKEALSSANVRFGKAGASPLCPEYDFHTERVESKRKNPKDPITIERLNLMNMAKLSIKGLIESALNLGRTLDSDYAPLQQFFVVMEHCLKHGLKTKKSFLGQNKSFWGALELVEKLTPEAGEITASVKDLPGLKTPLGRGRAWLRLALMQKKLSDYMKTIINRKDLLSEFYEPNALMMEEEGAVIAGLLVGLNVIDANLCMKGEDLDSQVGVIDFSMYLKDGGHSSKSAEGDGQITAILDQKNYVEELNRHLSASVNNLQAKVDALEKSNSKLTEELAVANNRIITLQEDVERVKEESSYQLESGRKAPRSDSATSDGPALGETRRQLREETLLRLDVEKELEVQIGMKQEMELSMKMLEKDVCDKQDALAELRRQLDDLRVINQQLSHKSQSADASSKQKSDAVARLEDKISQMSGTVKQLESRCKRAEREKEAALEANRLFKREFGDKIEGLEEELQRLRRRGSAPETELREERERRLAGARPPDLPRPPSASAAVTKDPRAAAEDKSGLDSGSSFRPADDDDDQREEPLADVGEASVCGLCEREDSLLETKRRCKNCGGVFCEGCVANELPLPSSILPEVVCAACYALLLQQYASTSPA
- the rufy3 gene encoding protein RUFY3 isoform X1; translation: MADGDLPTAGLPPRSPATGSRGSSEENGHRYRDNSPDEILSPTSVIYFKEALSSANVRFGKAGASPLCPEYDFHTERVESKRKNPKDPITIERLNLMNMAKLSIKGLIESALNLGRTLDSDYAPLQQFFVVMEHCLKHGLKTKKSFLGQNKSFWGALELVEKLTPEAGEITASVKDLPGLKTPLGRGRAWLRLALMQKKLSDYMKTIINRKDLLSEFYEPNALMMEEEGAVIAGLLVGLNVIDANLCMKGEDLDSQVGVIDFSMYLKDGGHSSKSAEGSDGQITAILDQKNYVEELNRHLSASVNNLQAKVDALEKSNSKLTEELAVANNRIITLQEDVERVKEESSYQLESGRKAPRSDSATSDGPALGETRRQLREETLLRLDVEKELEVQIGMKQEMELSMKMLEKDVCDKQDALAELRRQLDDLRVINQQLSHKSQSADASSKQKSDAVARLEDKISQMSGTVKQLESRCKRAEREKEAALEANRLFKREFGDKIEGLEEELQRLRRRGSAPETELREERERRLAGARPPDLPRPPSASAAVTKDPRAAAEDKSGLDSGSSFRPADDDDDQREEPLADVGEASVCGLCEREDSLLETKRRCKNCGGVFCEGCVANELPLPSSILPEVVCAACYALLLQQYASTSPA
- the rufy3 gene encoding protein RUFY3 isoform X4, with translation MSDVTPQSETPTPTTDKITQAARETIYLCNFRVSVDGEWLCLRELNDISLTPDPEPAHEDPKDPITIERLNLMNMAKLSIKGLIESALNLGRTLDSDYAPLQQFFVVMEHCLKHGLKTKKSFLGQNKSFWGALELVEKLTPEAGEITASVKDLPGLKTPLGRGRAWLRLALMQKKLSDYMKTIINRKDLLSEFYEPNALMMEEEGAVIAGLLVGLNVIDANLCMKGEDLDSQVGVIDFSMYLKDGGHSSKSAEGDGQITAILDQKNYVEELNRHLSASVNNLQAKVDALEKSNSKLTEELAVANNRIITLQEDVERVKEESSYQLESGRKAPRSDSATSDGPALGETRRQLREETLLRLDVEKELEVQIGMKQEMELSMKMLEKDVCDKQDALAELRRQLDDLRVINQQLSHKSQSADASSKQKSDAVARLEDKISQMSGTVKQLESRCKRAEREKEAALEANRLFKREFGDKIEGLEEELQRLRRRGSAPETELREERERRLAGARPPDLPRPPSASAAVTKDPRAAAEDKSGLDSGSSFRPADDDDDQREEPLADVGEASVCGLCEREDSLLETKRRCKNCGGVFCEGCVANELPLPSSILPEVVCAACYALLLQQYASTSPA
- the rufy3 gene encoding protein RUFY3 isoform X3, with protein sequence MSDVTPQSETPTPTTDKITQAARETIYLCNFRVSVDGEWLCLRELNDISLTPDPEPAHEDPKDPITIERLNLMNMAKLSIKGLIESALNLGRTLDSDYAPLQQFFVVMEHCLKHGLKTKKSFLGQNKSFWGALELVEKLTPEAGEITASVKDLPGLKTPLGRGRAWLRLALMQKKLSDYMKTIINRKDLLSEFYEPNALMMEEEGAVIAGLLVGLNVIDANLCMKGEDLDSQVGVIDFSMYLKDGGHSSKSAEGSDGQITAILDQKNYVEELNRHLSASVNNLQAKVDALEKSNSKLTEELAVANNRIITLQEDVERVKEESSYQLESGRKAPRSDSATSDGPALGETRRQLREETLLRLDVEKELEVQIGMKQEMELSMKMLEKDVCDKQDALAELRRQLDDLRVINQQLSHKSQSADASSKQKSDAVARLEDKISQMSGTVKQLESRCKRAEREKEAALEANRLFKREFGDKIEGLEEELQRLRRRGSAPETELREERERRLAGARPPDLPRPPSASAAVTKDPRAAAEDKSGLDSGSSFRPADDDDDQREEPLADVGEASVCGLCEREDSLLETKRRCKNCGGVFCEGCVANELPLPSSILPEVVCAACYALLLQQYASTSPA